The Actinocatenispora sera genome has a window encoding:
- a CDS encoding nitroreductase/quinone reductase family protein has protein sequence MNTTPIQTSAGRGRARAPGRPRTTAKDRLFHLSTSLHRRIFRATKGRVLGRAMGMPVAELVTVGRRTGRERATMLAVPVLEADRLVLVASFGGDDRHPAWFLNLRANPSVRVTVAGSTRRPTARVATGAERAALWSRIVERYAGYARYQQRTERELPIVVLEGGRQQR, from the coding sequence ATGAACACGACACCGATACAGACCTCCGCCGGGAGGGGCCGGGCACGCGCACCGGGCCGCCCGCGTACCACCGCGAAGGACCGGCTGTTCCACCTCTCGACCTCGTTGCACCGGCGGATCTTCCGGGCCACGAAGGGTCGGGTCCTCGGCCGTGCGATGGGCATGCCGGTCGCCGAACTCGTCACCGTCGGCCGCCGTACCGGCCGGGAACGCGCCACGATGCTGGCCGTCCCGGTCCTGGAGGCGGACCGGCTGGTGCTCGTCGCCTCGTTCGGCGGCGACGACCGCCACCCGGCCTGGTTCCTGAACCTTCGCGCCAACCCCTCGGTGCGGGTCACCGTCGCCGGCTCGACCCGGCGGCCGACGGCGCGGGTCGCGACCGGCGCGGAACGCGCCGCGCTGTGGTCACGCATCGTCGAGCGCTACGCCGGCTACGCGCGCTACCAGCAGCGCACCGAACGGGAACTTCCGATCGTCGTCCTGGAAGGCGGGAGGCAGCAGCGATGA
- a CDS encoding DUF72 domain-containing protein, producing MGEIRVGTASWTDRTLLDSGWYPATADNPERRLRYYARQYPLVEVDATYYTPPAERTASSWASRTPDGFTFTIKAFSLLTGHPTRVSAIYKDLRPDTDKRTVYPKDLTPQTLEDCWDRFFSALDPLAQAGKLGGILFQFPPWFTIRSDNKQFILECAHRCAPIPALVELRNASWFDGDNADETLKLLSRNEIPYVAVDMPQGHRSSVPPVLRATAPVSAMRFHGHSPQWTSKDIHEKFGYHYSDAELAQWAPRLARLADDSDRTYVLLNNCYRDYAQTNATRLIDLLDAENATVVRA from the coding sequence ATGGGGGAGATCCGGGTGGGTACCGCGTCCTGGACCGACCGGACGCTGCTCGACTCCGGCTGGTACCCGGCGACGGCGGACAACCCGGAGCGGCGGCTCCGCTACTACGCCCGGCAGTACCCGCTGGTCGAGGTGGACGCGACGTACTACACGCCGCCGGCCGAGCGCACCGCGAGCAGCTGGGCGTCTCGTACGCCGGACGGGTTCACCTTCACGATCAAGGCGTTCAGCCTGCTGACCGGCCACCCGACCCGGGTCTCGGCAATCTACAAGGACCTGCGGCCGGACACCGACAAGCGCACCGTGTACCCGAAGGACCTGACACCGCAGACGCTGGAGGACTGCTGGGACCGGTTCTTCTCCGCCCTGGACCCGCTGGCGCAGGCGGGAAAGCTCGGCGGGATCCTGTTCCAGTTCCCGCCGTGGTTCACCATCCGGAGCGACAACAAGCAGTTCATCCTGGAGTGCGCGCACCGGTGCGCGCCGATCCCGGCTCTGGTGGAGCTGCGCAACGCCAGCTGGTTCGACGGCGACAACGCGGACGAGACGCTGAAGTTGCTGTCCCGCAACGAGATCCCATACGTCGCGGTCGACATGCCACAGGGCCACCGCTCCTCGGTACCGCCGGTGTTGCGCGCCACCGCCCCGGTCTCGGCGATGCGCTTCCACGGGCACAGTCCACAGTGGACGAGCAAGGACATCCACGAGAAGTTCGGCTACCACTACTCCGACGCCGAACTCGCGCAGTGGGCACCCCGGCTCGCCCGCCTCGCCGACGACTCGGACCGCACCTACGTCCTGCTCAACAACTGCTACCGCGACTATGCCCAGACCAACGCCACCCGCCTGATCGACCTCCTCGACGCCGAGAACGCGACCGTCGTCCGTGCCTGA
- a CDS encoding response regulator, with translation MIRVLLVDDQALIRGGLRALLSAEDDLEVVAEAANGSEGVALAAEHVPDVALVDVQMPVLDGIEATRRIVADPRLAGVHVVILTNYGLDEYVFTALRAGASGFLLKDTEPAELLSAVRVAARGDALLSPAITRRLIAEFVSRPADALPAEGLTVLTNREREVVALVAYGLSNDEIAARMVISPATAKTHVSRAMTKLGARDRAQLVVFAYQSGLVAV, from the coding sequence GTGATCCGGGTACTGCTGGTGGACGATCAGGCGCTGATCCGCGGCGGGCTGCGGGCGCTGCTGTCCGCCGAGGACGACCTCGAGGTGGTGGCGGAGGCGGCGAACGGCAGCGAGGGCGTCGCGCTGGCCGCCGAGCACGTCCCGGACGTGGCGCTGGTGGACGTGCAGATGCCGGTACTGGACGGGATCGAGGCGACCCGCCGGATCGTCGCCGACCCGCGGCTCGCCGGCGTGCACGTGGTGATCCTGACCAACTACGGCCTGGACGAGTACGTGTTCACCGCGCTGCGCGCGGGCGCGAGCGGGTTCCTGCTCAAGGACACCGAGCCGGCCGAACTGCTCAGCGCGGTACGGGTCGCGGCCCGCGGTGACGCGCTGCTGTCGCCAGCGATCACCCGCCGGTTGATCGCCGAGTTCGTCTCCCGGCCGGCCGACGCGCTGCCCGCGGAAGGGCTGACGGTCCTGACCAACCGGGAGCGCGAGGTGGTCGCTCTGGTGGCGTACGGGTTGAGCAACGACGAGATCGCCGCCCGGATGGTGATCAGCCCGGCGACGGCGAAGACGCACGTCAGCCGGGCGATGACCAAGCTCGGCGCCCGGGACCGCGCGCAACTGGTCGTCTTCGCGTACCAGTCGGGGCTGGTCGCCGTCTGA
- a CDS encoding CDP-alcohol phosphatidyltransferase family protein, translating into MRRGGSLARRVLVGQRSYEPTATIRRPDDAPRDGQHRTIGTIVPPRPEPAALALPSVPAEPALGAPGPRVPRLLPGEHTLRRRIGFLLANGCTVASLLLGVTSIFLAIAGDLRIGALCLVGCVVFDGLDGGVARAFGVSSPFGAQMDSMADMCSFGIAAPVLVFRWLSSDTPLYVLGPACALIAVCAAIRLARFNVSPKDGHYFSGIPTTIVACILALGCLLHPDHGAPIVVSIAVLALLMVTTFPYAKLAQLRRLPLWLAIVPIAGALLDLSTTFLALVAIYLLSGPAIWLFRRRRTATPA; encoded by the coding sequence CTGCGCCGCGGCGGGTCGCTGGCCCGCCGGGTGCTCGTCGGGCAGCGCTCGTACGAGCCGACCGCCACCATCCGGCGGCCGGACGACGCGCCCCGCGACGGGCAGCACCGCACCATCGGCACCATCGTGCCGCCGCGCCCCGAACCGGCCGCGCTGGCGCTCCCGTCCGTACCGGCCGAACCGGCCCTCGGCGCGCCAGGGCCGCGGGTGCCCCGACTGCTGCCGGGGGAGCACACCTTGCGGCGCCGGATCGGCTTCCTGCTCGCCAACGGCTGCACCGTGGCGAGCCTGCTGCTCGGCGTCACCTCGATCTTCCTGGCGATCGCCGGCGACCTGCGGATCGGCGCGCTGTGCCTGGTCGGCTGCGTCGTCTTCGACGGCCTGGACGGCGGTGTCGCCCGCGCGTTCGGCGTGTCCAGCCCGTTCGGCGCACAGATGGACTCGATGGCCGACATGTGCTCGTTCGGTATCGCCGCGCCGGTGCTGGTGTTCCGCTGGCTGTCCAGCGACACCCCGCTGTACGTGCTGGGACCGGCCTGCGCGCTGATCGCGGTGTGCGCCGCGATCCGGCTCGCCCGGTTCAACGTGTCGCCGAAGGACGGGCACTACTTCTCCGGCATCCCGACCACGATCGTCGCCTGCATCCTGGCGCTCGGCTGCCTGCTGCACCCGGACCACGGCGCGCCGATCGTGGTCAGCATCGCGGTGCTCGCGCTGCTGATGGTCACCACCTTCCCGTACGCGAAGCTGGCCCAGCTGCGGCGGCTGCCGCTGTGGCTGGCCATCGTGCCGATCGCCGGTGCGCTGCTCGACCTGAGCACCACGTTTCTCGCCCTGGTGGCGATCTACCTGCTGTCCGGGCCCGCCATCTGGCTGTTCCGGCGCCGCCGCACCGCCACCCCCGCCTGA
- the guaA gene encoding glutamine-hydrolyzing GMP synthase, producing the protein MENTPRPVLVVDFGAQYAQLIARRVRELQLYSEIVPHSASVSELLARDPVAIILSGGPASVYAADAPGVDPALFGTDVPVFGICYGFQAMARALGGTVAQTGRREFGGTPLLVDAPGAVLADLPAEQSVWMSHNDAVTAAPDGFAVTARSAGAPVAAFEDTARRLAGVQFHPEVAHTPHGQDVLRRFLYDVAGLTPNWTTGSVIDDQVAAIRAQVGDAAVLCALSGGVDSAVAAALVHEAVGDQLTCVFVDHGLLRAGEAEQVERDYVAATGIKLKVVDAAETFLSQLAGVTDPEQKRKIIGREFIRTFEAAAREVAAVEGVQFLVQGTLYPDVVESGGGTGTANIKSHHNVGGLPDDLAFTLVEPLRTLFKDEVRAIGAELGLPTEMVQRHPFPGPGLAIRIIGAVTPERLTMLRAADLIAREELTAAGLDGAIWQFPVVLLADVRSVGVQGDGRTYGHPVVLRPVVSEDAMTADWAKLPYDVLARISTRITNEVPEVNRVTLDITSKPPGTIEWE; encoded by the coding sequence ATGGAAAACACGCCGCGTCCGGTGCTGGTCGTCGACTTCGGGGCGCAGTACGCGCAGTTGATCGCGCGCCGGGTGCGCGAGCTCCAGCTGTACTCCGAGATCGTGCCGCATTCGGCGTCGGTGTCCGAACTGCTCGCCCGCGACCCGGTCGCGATCATCCTGTCCGGCGGCCCGGCCAGCGTGTACGCGGCGGACGCGCCCGGCGTCGACCCGGCCCTGTTCGGTACCGACGTGCCGGTGTTCGGCATCTGCTACGGCTTCCAGGCGATGGCCCGGGCGCTCGGCGGCACGGTGGCGCAGACCGGCCGGCGCGAGTTCGGCGGTACCCCGCTGCTGGTGGACGCGCCGGGCGCGGTGCTGGCCGACCTGCCGGCGGAGCAGTCGGTGTGGATGAGCCACAACGACGCGGTGACGGCCGCGCCGGACGGCTTCGCGGTGACCGCGCGCTCGGCCGGCGCACCGGTCGCGGCGTTCGAGGACACCGCCCGGCGGCTGGCCGGCGTCCAGTTCCACCCGGAGGTGGCGCACACCCCGCACGGGCAGGACGTGCTGCGTCGGTTCCTGTACGACGTGGCCGGGTTGACCCCGAACTGGACCACCGGTTCGGTCATCGACGACCAGGTGGCCGCGATCCGGGCCCAGGTGGGCGACGCGGCGGTGCTCTGCGCGCTGTCCGGCGGGGTCGACTCGGCGGTCGCCGCGGCGCTCGTCCACGAGGCCGTCGGTGACCAGCTGACCTGCGTGTTCGTCGACCACGGGCTGCTGCGTGCGGGCGAGGCAGAGCAGGTCGAGCGCGACTACGTGGCGGCCACCGGGATCAAGCTGAAGGTGGTCGACGCGGCGGAGACGTTCCTGTCCCAGCTCGCCGGCGTCACCGACCCGGAGCAGAAGCGCAAGATCATCGGCCGCGAGTTCATCCGTACCTTCGAGGCCGCCGCGCGGGAGGTCGCCGCGGTAGAGGGCGTGCAGTTCCTGGTGCAGGGCACGCTCTACCCGGACGTGGTGGAGTCCGGTGGCGGCACCGGCACCGCCAACATCAAGTCACACCACAACGTCGGCGGGTTGCCGGACGACCTGGCGTTCACCCTGGTCGAACCGCTGCGCACGCTGTTCAAGGACGAGGTGCGCGCGATCGGCGCCGAGCTGGGGCTGCCCACCGAGATGGTGCAGCGGCACCCGTTCCCGGGGCCGGGCCTGGCGATCCGGATCATCGGCGCGGTGACGCCGGAGCGGCTGACCATGCTGCGCGCCGCCGACCTGATCGCCCGCGAGGAGCTGACCGCCGCCGGCCTGGACGGAGCGATCTGGCAGTTCCCGGTGGTACTGCTGGCCGACGTGCGGTCCGTCGGGGTGCAGGGCGATGGCCGCACGTACGGGCACCCGGTGGTGCTGCGGCCGGTGGTCAGCGAGGACGCGATGACCGCCGACTGGGCCAAGCTGCCCTACGACGTGCTCGCCCGCATCTCCACCCGGATCACCAACGAGGTGCCGGAGGTCAACCGGGTCACGCTGGACATCACCAGCAAGCCGCCGGGCACCATCGAGTGGGAGTGA
- a CDS encoding NUDIX hydrolase: protein MQTRRIGAYGVLTDDAGRVLLTRSSALSDVAGTWYLPGGGVEHGEAPADTVVREVAEETGLRVAVTGVRDVVSDVLAIPARGQRLHTDRVLYDLRLLGGELRAEVSGSTDLVRWVAPEELPGLRLMPFVAAALGQPVRAPWVRPDLPPAEPAPEPSPDGAPRGQRFAAYAVATDPAGRLLLTRISPGYPGAGRWHLPGGGVDHGEQPGQGLLRELREETDQLGVLGEVIDVSSHRDPAALGPEGYPLDWHAVRVLYRVQVPEPTRPRVMDPDNSTDAAEWFSPTRIADHAITDVVQRALDALSSSR, encoded by the coding sequence GTGCAGACTCGGCGGATCGGCGCGTACGGAGTGCTCACCGACGACGCGGGCCGGGTGTTGTTGACCCGTTCGTCCGCGCTGTCCGACGTCGCCGGCACCTGGTACCTGCCCGGCGGCGGCGTCGAGCACGGCGAGGCGCCGGCCGACACGGTGGTACGCGAGGTCGCCGAGGAGACGGGGCTGCGGGTCGCGGTGACCGGGGTGCGCGACGTGGTCTCGGACGTGCTCGCGATCCCGGCGCGCGGCCAGCGGCTGCACACCGACCGGGTGCTGTACGACCTGCGGCTGCTCGGCGGCGAGCTGCGCGCCGAGGTGTCCGGCAGCACCGACCTGGTGCGCTGGGTGGCGCCGGAGGAGCTGCCCGGGTTGCGGCTGATGCCGTTCGTGGCGGCGGCGCTCGGGCAGCCGGTGCGGGCCCCGTGGGTACGGCCGGACCTGCCGCCGGCGGAGCCCGCGCCCGAGCCGTCGCCGGACGGGGCGCCGCGCGGCCAGCGGTTCGCCGCGTACGCGGTGGCCACCGACCCGGCCGGCCGGCTGCTGCTGACCCGCATCTCGCCCGGGTACCCGGGCGCCGGGCGCTGGCACCTGCCCGGTGGCGGCGTGGATCACGGTGAGCAGCCCGGCCAGGGCCTGCTGCGCGAACTGCGCGAGGAGACCGATCAGCTCGGCGTGCTGGGGGAGGTGATCGACGTGTCCAGCCACCGCGATCCGGCCGCGCTCGGGCCGGAGGGGTATCCCCTGGACTGGCACGCGGTGCGCGTACTGTATCGGGTTCAGGTGCCGGAGCCGACCCGACCCAGGGTGATGGACCCGGACAACTCGACCGATGCGGCCGAGTGGTTCAGTCCGACACGGATCGCCGACCACGCGATCACCGATGTCGTACAACGGGCACTCGACGCACTCTCGTCGTCGCGCTGA
- a CDS encoding sensor histidine kinase encodes MGPTGAGGRRGQEIALVVVVAAVATVAALIAPPGRTGLDALGYALPVVAAVSLLARRRLPRTVVVLTTVCIAVYFDFDYPGYGIALPLLVALFSAVRAGGRWIALVPLAALASSAVLWVLAGQSVRQASQTAFLLLGWIVAATAMGAARRQFAANVRQLEERAADAERTREETAHRRAVEERLRIARELHDSLTHSISVIAMQAGVAVHLANKRGEPVPEALTAIQDAGRDANRELRATLGALRTDAAEPGNGVDALPDLVGRTVAAGLPVTLHRDATAGRVPVAVDRAAYRIVQEALTNTGRHARASAATVAIRRLPDSLVVEVSDDGCATPDAPPRPGIGLLGMRERVTALGGTLSAAPRPDGGFLVHAELPLQEQA; translated from the coding sequence ATGGGTCCCACGGGTGCCGGCGGCCGGCGCGGCCAGGAGATCGCGCTGGTGGTCGTGGTCGCGGCGGTGGCGACGGTGGCCGCGCTGATCGCGCCGCCCGGCCGCACCGGGCTGGACGCGCTGGGTTACGCGCTGCCGGTCGTCGCGGCGGTCAGCCTGCTGGCCCGGCGGCGGCTGCCCCGCACCGTCGTCGTGCTGACCACCGTCTGCATCGCGGTCTACTTCGACTTCGACTATCCCGGGTACGGCATCGCGCTGCCGCTGCTCGTCGCGTTGTTCTCCGCGGTACGGGCCGGTGGGCGCTGGATCGCGTTGGTGCCGCTCGCCGCGCTGGCGTCCAGCGCGGTGCTCTGGGTGCTCGCCGGCCAGTCCGTACGGCAGGCGTCCCAGACCGCGTTCCTGCTGCTCGGCTGGATCGTCGCGGCGACCGCGATGGGCGCCGCGCGGCGCCAGTTCGCGGCGAACGTACGCCAGCTGGAGGAGCGGGCGGCCGACGCGGAACGTACCCGGGAGGAGACGGCGCACCGGCGCGCGGTGGAGGAACGGCTGCGCATCGCGCGCGAACTGCACGACTCGCTGACCCACAGCATCTCGGTGATCGCCATGCAGGCGGGCGTCGCGGTGCACCTGGCCAACAAGCGCGGCGAGCCGGTACCGGAGGCGCTGACCGCGATCCAGGACGCCGGCCGGGACGCCAACCGGGAGCTGCGGGCCACGCTCGGCGCGCTGCGTACCGACGCGGCGGAGCCGGGGAACGGCGTCGACGCGCTGCCCGACCTGGTGGGCCGGACGGTGGCGGCCGGGTTGCCGGTCACCCTGCACCGGGACGCCACGGCGGGCCGGGTGCCGGTCGCGGTGGACCGCGCCGCGTACCGGATCGTGCAGGAGGCGCTGACCAACACCGGCCGGCACGCGCGGGCGTCGGCGGCGACCGTGGCGATCCGGCGGCTGCCGGACAGCCTGGTCGTCGAGGTGTCCGACGACGGCTGTGCCACCCCGGACGCGCCACCGCGACCGGGCATCGGGCTGCTCGGCATGCGCGAACGGGTCACGGCGCTGGGCGGCACCCTGTCGGCCGCGCCCCGTCCAGACGGCGGGTTCCTGGTCCACGCCGAGCTCCCGCTCCAGGAGCAGGCGTGA
- a CDS encoding PspC domain-containing protein: MATQTNTTYRRLLRSRTDRKVVGVCGGLGEYFDVDPTLVRIAVVLGSLFTGGTLVIAYLAAALFIPED, encoded by the coding sequence ATGGCGACACAGACCAACACGACCTATCGGCGACTGCTGCGCAGCCGGACCGACCGGAAGGTGGTCGGCGTCTGCGGTGGCCTCGGCGAGTACTTCGACGTCGACCCGACGCTGGTGCGCATCGCCGTGGTACTCGGCTCGCTGTTCACCGGCGGCACGCTGGTCATCGCCTACCTGGCGGCGGCGCTGTTCATCCCGGAGGACTGA